The stretch of DNA GGCTGGAAGACATTATTATGAAAACGAATGTTGTACCTTGGGACATATCTACAGTTGATCAAATATAAGAAAGACAAAAAAGGAATATTATTGTAGCCAGTTGTACACTACTGAAGACGTCTAATTAGtccaaaaaataataaatgtCTGTCTAGTTAGCAAACTTGATCCGGTTGTCCTATCACTGAGACGCAACACGCATTTTCCTAATCAGTCTTGGAAGAATCCAAGAGTCCTGAGCTTCTCCTTATACAATTCTGTTCTGAAGCAGCCATCTTCAGGTTGCCCGATTTGAAACTGTACATTGGAAAAAAGTTCAGACAATCGATTTGCTCTTCATTCTAGCAACCTTCAGGAATTTGTGTGTGATGTGATGCCTCTTTTGTGACATAAAAAAATGTTGCTTGCTAACCAGGAATTCAAGAGCCTGAATATTGGCACCTCccttatctatatctatatatcttATGAAGACAAACCCCACTAAGCTAATTTTCTTGCACCTCCTTGTGCCACGTCATCCTCCACGTCTCCTGCTGCCGCATGCAATTAAGTGTCCACTCACAAATGGTTTCAGTAGTGGATGCAACTACCTACACATGACCACGCATGCATAATGCTAGCAATTATTGTCTCACGTGACCTCCTCTCTTTCTCTTCAGAAACTAACTactaaaactatatatagaCGACTCACTAGACTACAGTGAGGCCATATTTATATTCTCCCTTCCTACCCACGGCAACGCGCGGGGAATCCTCCTAGTATTTTTATATATGAAACATTATAACCATGTTTTTAGGGAAAAAAATCGAGCTACTATATAATCCTCATTATGGGCTGGAATGCTCTAGCAAAAGGCTTCCTGGGCCTGGAGTGATTTGCAGGCCAGTAACGTCCTCCTGGCCCACCCAGAGCCTCCCGGCCCGTCTAAACGGAGGGAACGCGAAGCTTTCTGCCTAAACGGTGGGGTTTGGACGCTTTAGCCACGGCCGCCGCCAACACCGAGTTCCAGAGTCGAGACTACcgcccctccgccgccgcctctcGCTCCCTCGCAGTCGCAGCTCCGGCCGCCCTGTTTTGCGGTTGATTTTGTTTCCCCTCATGGGTCGCACCATCAAGAGGGCCAAGAAGGCCAAATCCAAGAAGGCCAAGAAGGTACCGTACCTGATAGATAGTGATAGGATTATTTCTGATTGTTGTGGTTTCATCTTTCTCCTGAATCTCTCCAGCGTGTACTTTGCTTCACTTGACTAATTCTTCCGTACTTCTGGGCCGCAGAAAACTGAAGCGTCCTCTTCGTCCAATCCTGCGGTTGCCTCTGGCCCGGCTAAGGTGAGGAAGGATTTTAGTAATAGTCGGTCCTATTATGTGCGGTTTTCCCCTTCGCGCAGCCGAGATAGTGGTGTTTGCTCATAAAGTTGCGCCTAAATGAATCGCCTTTTCTGCTTAGAGTTTTCGGATTGTTTCTTTTGTATGCTTAGAGTTTTCGGATTGATTCTTTTGTATAAGATGATGCATATTGTTTCAGTGTGTGAGCTACACTGAACCGGTCAGTGCTTCGTTTTAGGTCTGGCAACCGGGTGTAGATGCACTGGAAGATGGGGAGGAGCTGCAGTTTGATCCTGAGGCTTACAATTATCTCCGAGGTTTTGGCATTGGCTGGTCTTGCTTGAGGTAAAGTTTATCCTCATAGGGTTTCCCCCCTCGTTTTGGTGCTTATTACTAAAGGAGTCAGGGCAATATTATCTGCTTTCAATTAATAATACCTTCCGTTGCAGTTTTGATGTTGTGCGTGATCAACTTGGACTCGTCCGATCAGAGTTCCCTCATACATTCTATGGTGTTGCTGGAACGCAGGTTGTGTTAATCTTTATGCCTTCAAAACCTAGACATTGTTTTTTCGCAAGAACTAGCCATTTTTACTATCAAAAGTTGAATTGCTTTTGATGTCTATCACATAGTGTCTTTTTGTTATCTAAATTATAACTTTACATGAATTTTAGTTTTGTACTGTTGTTCCTGTTAAGGTGTTTTGGATTGAAAGTGTGACATTGCTGATTCTAAGCTCAGATGGACAATGCAAGCATAAATGTGATAGGCTTTGTTTGATGTATCAAACTTACTCACTGGACATTTCATCTCAAAGGAATGGCATAAGATTTGGTGTAATTTTAAATATCATTTCTGACAGTAAAATTTAGTTTCTCTCTCTGAGTTAAGAGCTAAACTCATGTCGTCACATTTATATCATGAATGTGGCTAGAAATTCTGGTGGATTGCAAGTGAGTGAATTTGGATTGTTAAAAGATTTATACAAGCATAAATGTGCCATCTTTGTTTGATATATCGATCTTACTCTCTGGACATTTCAGCTTAAAGGAATGGCATAATATTTGGTGGAATTGGAAATAATCATTTCTGAGAGTACACTCTAGTTTGTCTCTGATCAAGAGTTAAACTCATGTTTGTTCAGGCTGAGAAAGCTTCATGGAATTATATTGGCGTTTTCAAGCTTTCTAACATAAGTGGGAAGAAGCGGGAACCTATACCAGCTTCAGCGGTTGATGGTGACACTGATGTGGATAGCGACAGCAGCAgtgatgaagaagatgaagaaatTAATGAGGATACAAAGCCCATCCTACAtgtatgttttttttattacaGAAATCACAACTCTTGACTTAGCcacaaaaataaagtttttTTCAGTATTAACAAGGTATGTTGATGTAGTGATGTTTTCTGTTGCTATATTTGAATGTACCAGCTAAAAAAGGTGGCTCATGCGGGATGTGTAAACCGGATACGCTCAATGACTCAAAAACCACATATAAGTGCTACGTGGGGAGATACTGGTCATGTTCAGGTGATTCAGTTCATAGCTCATTCCTTTTTCATCTGCTGTGATCATTGGCTACCTAAACCTATACATCATTTCCCTTTTTCTAGCTTCCTAGTGACGTTATGGATCTTATATATGCATATTCTATTTCCTTTGAAAACCTTTGTCCAGAAACAGAATGCACCATGTTGACTCCTTTGTGCATTGCTAACTGATCTCTGGTTGCTAAATATACAGGTGTGGGACTTGAGCTCCTTCCTTAATTCTTTAGCAGAGTCGGGGGCAGATGCACCCAAAGAAGATGACATAATCCACAAACACTTACCCGTGAAAGTATTTAGTGGCCATAAAGATGAGGGATATGCCATTGATTGGAGTCCACTTGTTACTGGAAGACTTGTTTCTGGTTTGTATCTGATCTTGCCCATTTCACAATGTTTGTCATCTGCTGTAATGTTTAGAATGTTTCCATAGTTCAGAACTTGATGCATCATGTGGTTCCCTCTGTTGCATATCCAAAATAAATCATCAATATCATTTAATTTCGTGTATAGACATCCTTAATTTTCACATGGATTAATGTTTTCTCTATGCAGGTGACTGCAATAAGTGCATTCACCTATGGGAACCAACTTCAAGCAACTGGAACATAGATGCAAACCCATTTGTTGGACACTCTGCAAGTGTTGAAGATCTACAGGCATGCCACTGAATGATGTATCTATCTATTCATATGTTTCCTTGAATGTGATCGTCTCAACTTGAATCACTATATGCTTGCAGTGGAGTCCCACAGAAGCTGACATATTTGCCTCTTGTTCTGTGGATGGTACGATATCAATATGGGATATACGTACAGGGAAGAAACCTTGTATTTCTGTCAAAGCTCATAAAGCCGATGTGAATGTTATCTCATGGAACAGGTATGTCGAGTGGGAAACTTTATTGATTTTACTAGTACTATTACTTCTGCTGCGTACTGTTACACACATTTTTGACCTGCTTTGTCAGGCTTGCTAGCTGCATGATAGCTTCTGGGTGTGATGATGGCAGTTTCTCAGTTCGTGATCTTAGATCAATTCAGGTATTTCTTTCCTAATAAATCACAATTTTCTATGCTTTTGAGTTTCAGGGATGTTGATATTTTCACTgtcttttaataattaattaatttcaagTTGGGTTTCTATTTGACACTGTAATATATGGGGAAGAAATACACATGACTGGGTGTTCTTAAGATAAGCTATGCTTTTGCTGCTCTATTTTGATGTTAAAGATATCCTACAGTAGATATCGTTTTGTTACCGTTAGTATGTAAACAGTGTACTGTGCACAAATCGTTGCAGCTGACTTCCACGGTAGTACCCTTGTTGTATTACAC from Sorghum bicolor cultivar BTx623 chromosome 8, Sorghum_bicolor_NCBIv3, whole genome shotgun sequence encodes:
- the LOC8071423 gene encoding glutamate-rich WD repeat-containing protein 1, whose protein sequence is MGRTIKRAKKAKSKKAKKKTEASSSSNPAVASGPAKVWQPGVDALEDGEELQFDPEAYNYLRGFGIGWSCLSFDVVRDQLGLVRSEFPHTFYGVAGTQAEKASWNYIGVFKLSNISGKKREPIPASAVDGDTDVDSDSSSDEEDEEINEDTKPILHLKKVAHAGCVNRIRSMTQKPHISATWGDTGHVQVWDLSSFLNSLAESGADAPKEDDIIHKHLPVKVFSGHKDEGYAIDWSPLVTGRLVSGDCNKCIHLWEPTSSNWNIDANPFVGHSASVEDLQWSPTEADIFASCSVDGTISIWDIRTGKKPCISVKAHKADVNVISWNRLASCMIASGCDDGSFSVRDLRSIQEDSLVAHFEYHKKAITSIEWSPHEASSLAVTSEDHQLTIWDLSLERDAEEEAEFRAKMKEQANAPEDLPPQLLFAHQGQKDLKELHWHPQIPSMIISTAIDGFNVLMPSNIDTTIPGNTDTAMASAEP